In Zerene cesonia ecotype Mississippi chromosome 20, Zerene_cesonia_1.1, whole genome shotgun sequence, the genomic stretch GAAACAGCTCAATAGCTTGTtccatacattttacaataattaggAAATAGTTTAGGAGACTGTagcttttaacaaaatatcgtAAACTGCGCTTAGGATAATATAGCAGTTATAccgtaatgtattttaattaaaaaacaaaatgtccttttgctaattataatcaatttgtCTTGGCTGTATGCTGTATTGACTTCAACAAAGTTAcgtcgaaataaaaacatctgaACTGAACCTACTAACTCGTGACTTCCACATTCTTTGCGGGAAACGCCTACCTAACCACATCTATCATAACCTACATATACACCAATTTTGAACTCTAAAGTAACGGGTTagagctttaaaataaaataaacataagagCTTTGGAATAATGAGCAAAGagaatacttatttaaagttagtattttaataagtaggtATGTAGGTTTTACGATAGTTGATATAGATAAAAActgatatgaataaattactttttacttcCATTGTGACATACCAATTTTGccattaaattacattttatatatatactatgcaGCCGTAAGAAACATTAAAAGGGCAAGAAACGATACCTAATGAgcgatatttttatcattcatttgcattaatgtatttatggaactgaaatttaaacaatgaaaacaatttagtaACCTGAAATAAAACCTAGCTGAATATGTAAGGAACAAATACCATTTTTCATTAGTGAAagacaaatacatataaaaaaatcggaaCAAACTTATTGTCATGGCTATTAAAAGTGGGTAGCATGTTGTAACTGAACGGAGAATATTATGATGGGTCTGAACAAAAACTTTATACGCTTCGTTGAGTCGATTCTTTGGATGATAAATGaagatatatcaaatataccGCATCCCCTATGTTAGCTAGATGgacatgttataattttatatacaaggtTGCAATTAAAGGTTTAATTAAAGGTGTTTTTTCATAGATTAAACAAATTCACactttaaatatcaaatttacacACCTTTCAACTTCAACTGTTAATGCGAAttcataatgaattaattttgcattttttattgaaaagaagTTGAAAAAGGCCATTTTCTTCGCTATAGAGAAAAAGAATAAGTGATATAACTAGTAGGTATAATCCAAATCTTCAGGCAATATTTAAGCCtttacatgttttataaaatatgatatgttGTCAAGCGAACCCCGGGCGGCGTCTTTACGCAGCCGCAACAATGGGCAATGCTACCGACTTACCGATATACAAGGAGCATCGCCATTCACATGGAAATGTACGCTTCGCTTGCGCACTTGAGATTTCGCCACCTGTAATAAAAAGGGTCCCATTCTTCCTTCACTGGCCGCTTTGTTTGCGATTTTTTAACGCAACATCAAAGAGTTCCTATACCCCACAAACTCTTTGTGTATCGCTTCCCTAATTACGGGCCGGATTAAGTGAAGCTTTAAGTATGTTACAGAGAAAAGATTACGGTTATCATGTCGTGGAGGAGTTTgaaaattacttaataattgGAAAAGGATTGTTGACTAACTTATTCTCACGCAATAAACACGGCTACTCGTAAATAGTAATGCCGTTTGTTAAACGAATTATCTTGTTactatgaaatatgtattgcTAAGAATTCATCAAACAATTTGGCTTATTAACACAGCAGAACAAACAGcaataaaacttacaaatttCTTAGTTTAAACTAATGCATACGTAGCTATGTAAAGTGACTCaaaccattttaaaaataaatcatcatttGCCCTCATGTAAGcaatctaaaaaaattaagggaTGTTTGTTCgacacattaaatattatcgcTACAAGCAATCGGTTTGGTTACGACGGGATGCGGCCCGTGTCAATCCGGGGGAAATTACATGTTTTACGGTGTTCCcctcaataattttatcttataacaTCTTGCACGGCTAATTATGTAGAGAAAACATTAGAGCCCTataacacgctttttattatatctgattttgttttattttattaagcttTAAGCTTTCGCAATCCCCGCTTAGTCTCATTTTAATGGCATTCAAATACTGAGTTAATTATTTCCAATAATAacaagttaaaaatttatattaattatccctaatttaattcaattcaaagctctttaaatgcaatttattcacagcgtttttaattaacaaatattatataattaaattaagttctTATAAAACAACAGTAATCgacagtatttattaaattttaacaacacCGCTTTAACAAACACCTAGAAATCCCAGTTCCACAAATACCAAAAGGACATGCTAAAAAATTTACGTTTATCAGAAACTTCAATCGTACTTGATTGAACGCATGTCCGTTTGATGGACGAGAATGGAAACGTGAAGAAACGTTAATATGTCTGTCCATCGTCGTGCCTCTCGCGCTATCGGCCTGCACCACGTAGCAGATGAATATCTATCTCacgatttttataaagttattaaaaattaaaaaacacatctaaattttttttttgctctcCTCCTTTCCTACTTAGATATAAACAAGGCAAAGAAATCATTTGCAATGTTATAACGTACTATTATcacgtaatatatatatacacatataatatatagacttCCTTTTGTTAAACCGATTTTAACAATGAACTGTTAATAAAcctaatttgttataattacgaACAAAACAggttcaattaatattaattaaagcgAAAACTTAATCAGCATACAATTAATGAAACACAAAACGTGTAAACAAAACGAATTAAACGATGTCGATTCTTAAATTGTAGCGCATGTTAACTTCGCAACAAGGTGCAGTACCCCGAATTTCTACGAACGCAATAATGTGAGTTCCATATAATTCTCACGGATGAAATTACATCGATAAAACATAAGATACACCGAGTAATTAGctaaatgtgataaaaaacaTCGGCGAACGAGAACATCGTCGAAGCTTAATCAGAGATAAGGTTAATTTTAAGGTTTTCTTTATTAGGTTTAATTGCATTACATTTAACTGCCACAATTACTTTAATTAGTGCTTCGGCAAAAACACAATGATGAATGTTACCTACACGACACATTACATCCACCTTTTTAGAGACATAAAAAtggtacaaatatttaagttcATCGTTACTTGGAAAATGTATTAGTGAATGTCGTAGAGCTACTCGAATGTATGATGTTATGCAGACTTTAAAGACCCGTGCCTTGGAAGCCGCCGGGAGAATTTGTCGATGTGTAATTTCTGTTACTCAATTCTTAGTTGTCAAAACTTGCCGTAATTACGagcctattttatttataaaattctaggTACTAACTTGTACATAtatcgttaaaataattattatcataatactttgttcattgaattaaaaaattaaacgatatAAATACCAGTTAATTGTACGactctattatataatttaattgctgCGTGCTTGTAGCATTGTCACGTACatgcttttataatttgtaataaaaacaccAAACTGTTCGTCCTGGCttaatattactaaataaataattaactacatagtgataaatatttatctccGTAAACGTGTCATGCGCATTGTATTTTTCAGTGTCCTGCGGATAGGTATTCTGTTccgttttttatatacaagtaaAGGTGGCCACAAGTCTTATTAcgttaaacttttatttaaatgccaacaacaataacaaagtcaattattctatttctatctatatatttggTCGCTTGTATGTGCATTGTACATCCATTTAGGGCATTTCACGCATCTGCTTAATTCGAGTTAACCAATACGAGATAACGGTAGTGAGTGGAGCATATTGAATACCATATAGAGTTAATTTCCTATTAACACTCTCGCAGAATGTGGTAAATAGGCTTGAGCATTTGTCCATGTTTGGCAACTATAAAAAACTTGCATGGCGTCTAGACAAAATTATCTCGTTCTGTAATGACACGTGTCTCTTCATCAGTCTGAAATTCGTTTCAAATGACACTTTTTACAtcacttttttgttattttccgTTTATTTTCTTGAAAATGCACATGCTAACTGCCTTTCAATTACCTAATTGCTTACAATTAAAACCCATTCAGATAAATGTTTAAGATGTAATTAATGGCTTGCATTGTCTATAAtttctgaaatattaaaaaataaaagacaatcGATCACAAAAAGTAGTAACGTAGGCAGAAGCATATGTTTGCAAacaatatagttataaatatttattgaaagctAGACTTTACAATTAAAGTAAGCGAGGTACATTTTTTgaccaaattaaattattaagatcATCATGACATTAAGCACACCACCTAAATATAAAGGCTGCAATATATAATGGGGAATCTATTGAAAGGAAGATCATATTTCAGAAGCGTACAGTAGTCAATAAACTAGAAAGCTTCATAAAAAGTGTGTATGTGAGTGAAAATAGAAAACAGAACCCTTTTCGCTTGAAGTGGTTTTGGCGCCCGCAGGTAGCGCTGGCATCAAGTACCACAGATAAGCAAACGCGCCGACTGTCGCTAACTTTTTTACCGAGTATCTGTTACAGCTTACAATGTATGCGAAAacacattgtattttttaattactgtttcataaaattagcAAGGGTTGtggttattattttgtattacacgcacattgttattttttgttgaaaagcATGAACAATgtgttgttaatttattatttaattagcttttaataaacttattgtAGGTCTACAAAATTATGAAACCATTTTTTGAtacattatgattatttagaaattaccCTTCcacattattgaaatttttacataatttaaaatatcaggAAACTCGTACAAGCTGATTTGCTAAATGtatggaaaatttattatcgtGGTCATATTTTACGTATGATTTTTGTTCACTAACTTATCAGCTATTTAGCTgagaataattttgaataaattttaaccgtGTATCTCCTTCTCAGATGGTACTAACATCGATGCACAAATACCGCCCTCGCGTGTTGGTGGTGCGCGCGCGGGACGCCGCCGCGCTGGCGTGGGGCGCGCCTCACGCTTCCTTCTCCTTCCCAGAGACTGAGTTCATTGCTGTCACTGCTTAtcaggtaattaattatttatttaaactagcaTTTTAAGAGTTGTAATGCTCTTTACGAGTCGCATTGACATGATTAGTATATAATGGAATTTAACTATGGAATGAGGATAGgcctaaataaaaaattaataagctaAGAAGTGCCTCGTAAGGTGGAATTCTTAGatttcatacttttttttttattaagtttcttCTTTACAACGATTCAAATTAAAAGCGAAACAATAAGATAATCAGAGcaaatgattaattttctttcatataccgattttattattttcttttaaaaatacatgatGTTACTTCATCACGTGACGTAGGTCCGGTTACAGTTCATATAAGCCCAATGAAATAAACTCACGTACCCAAACAAGTTTGAACACTGAAACAATTAACTTCAGGAAATACGAGTGTTTTTATGGAGGCAATGGCGCGTAGAAACAGTTATTTACCTAAATTTTGTGACTAAAGCCTGTACTTACGTAGAATAAGTAATTGGCCTCCTTTaactaatgtttttatgttttaatgctcactaaattattgcaatttttatgtGTCGTTTAATAACAGgatattcattgtttattgtCTGATTATAAGTGATATATtcattatcctactaatattataaacgcgaaagtttgtaagtatgggtGTTTGTTAGGCGTAGGTAATACTCGTTCACGCGAAAACGGGTTAcagcttttataattatatatgttagcCTACTTCTCAAATTGTACATTCAACATATAAACGTAGGTAccgtatattatattatagattttgtttcaaaaatcaTCCCCAAAGTTTTGTCACAAATGtatgcaaaatttcatcaacttTAGGCAAAAATcattaacataacatattatacgCAAGGGATTATGCGATGAATTCCCTTACACTCGATATCTAGATTGGAAACGCCTTACAAACTTCGATACAATCAAATTTTACGGGTTCCACGAAAACGTAGTACGTTTCTGAGAATGTGTTCACTATTCGCACTtatgatacaaatattttttgcctCAGGCGCCACGGCTTTTACCGTATCAGCAAAAAATGTGACGCCGATGAGTGGTCATCGGCAGATTTCGAAACAAAAGCAACTAATTTAAAGGTCCAGCGGTGTGTTTGTGCATAGTTCCGTATTGTTCCAAGGTTCCAAGTGCGACTAAAGCCTGTACTTATGTagaatatatagtaaaaagaTACAGTTAGACTCAAACGGCGCTCTCTCTGCTGATAATGAACAATTGTTTTAACACTAAACAGTAATTGTTGAATGCAGCTTCTGTATTTGTATGATTCATCGGGATTGCATTCAATTTTAAGTGCATTGTTTaaagttacataatatttagaaaattattagtatGATTTTATGAAGGTATAATTCGATAAATTTCGAATGAAATATTgccaaatttattatgtaattgaaaGCTTCaacttaataacattattcctTCACACATTATGaacttataaatacatttttcaccTGGATGAGATTACTTAACTACAATTCCCTCATCAAATACCTAAATCGGTCGTTTTGTGTAATCTTATAAAGTTTCTTGTGTACAATAACTATGTCCTCCCCAAGAAGCCCTCCTGCTGTTTGTTTTCTTACCACACGTCTGCGTCTTTGATGCTCAGCACAGCGTGTCGATCTCTTGCATAATCCATCGTTCGGTAATTAGGTCGAGTCGGCTTCTTTACACCAGCGGCATATTTAATGTTGACTGCAACGAGGCGCGAAGAGCTCCTCGCGtccatttataattacaattacagCGACCGGCAGCTTTGTAGGATAATCCCAGAATTGTCCAACTAACGGGACTGCGTCGTGGACAATGGCCGGCGACGTATCGTTGCGCATTATCCTCGCATAAACGAACACACGCCGCCAAATGTATTGTTGAGAATTACCGACGAATTACAAAATGCCCTTTGTGATCCCCGGCCGACTGTTAGCCAGCGTAACTAGGTGGCAGACGGCGCAGCCGCAATAACGTACTCATTCGAGCAACTTGTAAATATCAACTTGTAAATGTCGAGACATCGAATGTTTGTAAATCATCGATAATTCAGCCATTTGCACCCGAtaactaaactaaatttacACAGACCCTAATTATACATTTCCGAAAAAACTGGCGACAGTcgcaaatatgaaatattcacGCAAAAAGCGAGCGACTGGGTGTCGCGTGACGTCACGGGCGACAGGGCGGAGCGGGGGCGGCGCCTGGCTGCTGATACTTCAGCTAGCCGACCGACTCGAGAAGTGCACTCTAGTGAGCTAATAACAGGCTTTTAGCACTCCTCGCTATCGGCTAGCTGCGCGGTTATCTGGTAGTGCGATGAGCAAACGGCACCCGCCGGCGCCGCCTTATCGACTCATGCAAACAATCATTTACAAGTGACTCTACGCGACGGGACTGTTTGCGGTCAAGATTCCGCTAGATAACCCTAAGTGCCAAATTTACAACGTGCATACAAGTTGTACGGTTATCTAAAGTACACACTAATTACCAAATACGTTTGTGAGGTGGTGTCGTTCGGAGTACGTGAAAGTGTTCAGTACACTTGATAAATTGAGCCTTTGTCCCCGCTGCATTTGGGGGCAGAATTGAATCTTAAACGTAACGTAGACTTTGATCGTATTCACACTTGTAATACTTTGTACCTACCTCAAAGTCATCATACCGATTGTCAATCACTATACAGTAGTAAAAAACTCTTccatgttattaaaataacgtgACATATGTACAAAAGTTAGCATATCGGATTTCGTCACGGCACGACTACGCCTGCGTCCCGGCGCCGCGTCGCTAGAGCATCGGCCCGCAGCCCGCGACGGGCAGGCGACATCGGCGACATGCAACATGCCATGCTAATTGGCCTGTCGCCAAACCACACATGTGCAACAATTATCCTTTACAAGCTATTAACGACGTGTATACGGAAACGGATGTTTAAATTGCCATCCCGATGAGATAAAATGAATCCTCCCGTTTTTCGATGCTGACAACCTTAATCCGCTTATCGGCTTggaaatttcatacaattatgACAAACGGGAAATGTTATgttgcataataaaatatcagatAGTTATATCGCTATCCAACCTAGAAAGATGCCATTTACTGGCAATACTGATTTACGCTATAAAACAGGttttttcataaacatttcCAATGTCTTGACTCGATAGACAAAATTATCCAAATATTGCTCGCACATACTTGTAAATTATCTACGAATACAACTAGTTAATcaatgagaaaaataaattcaccgTAACATGCAATCAAAATAATGACTGAATCGTGCTCGAAAAagagattttctttttttgattttgaaataatgactcaataacattaataaaatcttaatgaACACTATACGCCTTTGTATTTTGTCgcaattatgtaataattttgtttttcattgtcCACAGAACGACCGGATCacgaaattgaaaattgacAACAATCCATTCGCAAAAGGTTTCCGTGCTTGCGGCCAATCgaaatgtaaaagaaaaaacgtGGACAGTGATCCCAGTAATTCAGACACACCAACCGAGTCGCCGGAGCCAAAGCGCGCGTGTTCTGATGCCGCATCTTCTTGCTCTGAGGAAGGAAGCTTGCGTTCTTCATCGCCGAGGTCTCCTCCATTGATTGAATCACCAGCACCCCTTATCCGACAAACTACTCCAGATAGCACCAGCCCACCAGCGTTCTACCCTCCCGAGTTGCCCTACATGCATCCATTACATATGCCTATGCCTATGGGCATTTGGCCCAATGCTTCCGCGAATCCCTTTATGGCGTCTTGGAGTCCAGCCCTTCCCGCCCCCGTACCAAGGATACCGTCCCCACCAGCCGCCCCGGCGCCTTGTCGTAGAGTTAAAAGCTTCACTATAAGCGCACTTCTTGGTGAAGGTTGAagaacatttagaaataaagcGGGAACAACTAGcaatttttagatataaatttattatatggtatctaatatttttgtaacaagagatttttttaaacacctATTTTATAGTTTCCTATTTGGATATTAATGGTAACATTATGAAATCATAACTTATAGATAAATAGGTTACttcctatattatattgtcattgattatattaatatcactGTTCAAGTTTCAACTACctcgtaatttaataaatttttgcttTGTGATAGCTGTGCCTTTAAGTATGTAAATAGTTAAGAAATTAGAGTaagtatttatagttatatattatatctactgCATAATTAAACTGTCGGAAGTCTAAAGAACCTACCTATTATGTTACTAAGCATGTATACTACGTAAAATAAGGTCTTGTTTGTAAATActgtaaatagtaataaataaatatgtgtagtTAGGTAAACAGTAAATAcagtatatgttattctatattataccatcgttttatttttcattaaaaaacctGCCCTGCAGACCTTTTGTAGGCCGAATACAAGcctcattaattaattatatacctaccCAAATAAAGAGAGCTTTCGTTCCCTTCTAACAGTTTCTTCGCttattttttggaaaataaaatcactatatttttttataaaaaaaatcgtttatttatgttcatatTTAGGCATaacatcaaaatcagttcagaagcatacaaatataaaaaaccatCAGActcaaatgtaaaattatgagaatttaatgtaaattactcGACAGTAAATTACATAAGAAAAGTATAACAgtctttcaaataaacaa encodes the following:
- the LOC119834941 gene encoding T-box transcription factor TBX6, which encodes MMMDQAHFSEYLLRQQMLHAASLSGLQHRIGADAEPPACEARLLNGELWRRFHDIGTEMIITKGGRRMFPSLRVALNGLDPREEYCVLLELSLVGRRRWRWAGGAWAAAGGAEPQSPRRLMLHPDSPAPGHHWTANPISFSKLKLTNNTMDSQGHMVLTSMHKYRPRVLVVRARDAAALAWGAPHASFSFPETEFIAVTAYQNDRITKLKIDNNPFAKGFRACGQSKCKRKNVDSDPSNSDTPTESPEPKRACSDAASSCSEEGSLRSSSPRSPPLIESPAPLIRQTTPDSTSPPAFYPPELPYMHPLHMPMPMGIWPNASANPFMASWSPALPAPVPRIPSPPAAPAPCRRVKSFTISALLGEG